Proteins encoded in a region of the Acidobacteriota bacterium genome:
- a CDS encoding cob(I)yrinic acid a,c-diamide adenosyltransferase — MRITRVYTKTGDTGETSLVDGSRVKKSDLRVAAYGDVDELNSLLGVARVGLQDQQLDDALGKIQNELFIVGADLASPLTIQVPRVDETHIAEMEQLIDLLLEELEPLREFILPGGIQFGATLHLARCVARRAERNIVALMTEHEINLHSLTYLNRLSDLLFVMARVANHRAGVKEQSANFSSRKK, encoded by the coding sequence CCGGCGACACAGGCGAAACTTCGCTGGTGGACGGCAGCCGCGTCAAAAAAAGCGATTTGCGCGTGGCCGCGTATGGCGACGTGGATGAGCTGAATTCCCTGCTCGGCGTGGCGCGCGTCGGATTGCAGGATCAACAGCTCGATGATGCGCTCGGCAAAATTCAAAACGAGTTGTTCATCGTCGGCGCGGATTTGGCCAGCCCGCTGACCATCCAGGTTCCACGCGTAGACGAAACGCACATCGCCGAAATGGAGCAGTTGATTGATTTGCTGCTGGAAGAACTGGAGCCGCTGCGCGAATTCATTTTGCCCGGCGGGATACAATTCGGAGCCACGCTGCACTTGGCGCGATGCGTCGCGCGCAGAGCCGAACGCAACATCGTCGCCTTAATGACAGAACATGAAATCAATCTTCATTCATTGACGTACTTGAACCGGTTATCGGATTTGCTGTTCGTGATGGCTCGCGTCGCCAACCATCGCGCGGGCGTCAAGGAACAATCGGCGAACTTCAGTTCCCGAAAGAAGTGA